In the genome of Streptomyces pactum, one region contains:
- the scpB gene encoding SMC-Scp complex subunit ScpB, which yields MSEETPAGADDVAGLDLKPALEAVLMVVDEPATEEHLAKVLGRSRRAVADALRELSDEYTVAGRGFDLRLVAGGWRFYTRPEYAAAVEGFVLDGQQARLTQAALETLAVVAYRQPVSRSRVSAVRGVNCDGVMRTLLQRGLVEEAGTEPGTSAILYRTTNYFLERMGLRGLDELPELAPFLPEADAIEAETQEGVPSFDPDLPETDADDKTEL from the coding sequence ATGAGCGAGGAGACCCCGGCCGGCGCGGACGACGTCGCCGGCCTCGACCTCAAACCCGCCCTGGAGGCGGTGCTGATGGTGGTGGACGAGCCGGCCACCGAGGAGCACCTGGCCAAGGTCCTGGGCCGGTCCCGGCGCGCGGTCGCCGACGCGCTGCGCGAGCTGTCCGACGAGTACACCGTCGCCGGCCGGGGCTTCGACCTGCGGCTGGTGGCCGGCGGCTGGCGGTTCTACACCCGCCCCGAGTACGCCGCCGCGGTCGAGGGGTTCGTCCTCGACGGGCAGCAGGCACGGCTCACCCAGGCCGCGCTGGAGACCCTCGCGGTGGTCGCGTACCGCCAGCCGGTCAGCCGTTCCCGGGTCTCGGCGGTCCGCGGGGTGAACTGCGACGGCGTGATGCGCACCCTGCTCCAGCGCGGACTGGTGGAGGAGGCGGGCACGGAACCCGGAACAAGTGCGATCCTGTACAGGACGACGAACTACTTTCTGGAGCGGATGGGCCTGCGCGGCCTGGACGAGCTCCCGGAACTCGCGCCCTTCCTCCCCGAGGCGGACGCGATCGAGGCCGAGACGCAAGAGGGTGTGCCGTCGTTCGATCCGGACCTCCCGGAAACCGACGCAGACGACAAGACGGAACTTTGA
- a CDS encoding segregation and condensation protein A, with product MRLDNFEGPFDLLLQLISRHRMDVTEVALSRVTDEFMAHIRAMGPDWDLDQTTEFLVVAATLLDLKAARLLPAAEVEDEADLALLEARDLLFARLLQYRAYKRVADIFGDRLESEARRHPRTVGLEPHHADLLPEVVLGIGAEGFARLAVKAMQPRPEPQVYVDHIHAPLVSVREQAQVVIARLREAGEATFAELAEDAPDTLTVVARFLALLELYREKAVVLDQPRALGTLLVRWAGDAAGRPVITDEFDRGPDPEEEQR from the coding sequence GTGCGGCTGGACAACTTCGAGGGCCCCTTCGACCTGCTGCTCCAGCTGATCTCCCGGCACCGGATGGACGTCACCGAGGTGGCGCTCTCCCGGGTCACCGACGAGTTCATGGCCCACATCCGGGCGATGGGCCCGGACTGGGACCTGGACCAGACCACGGAGTTCCTGGTGGTCGCCGCCACCCTGCTGGACCTCAAGGCGGCCCGGCTGCTGCCCGCCGCCGAGGTGGAGGACGAGGCCGACCTGGCGCTGCTGGAGGCCCGCGACCTGCTCTTCGCCCGGCTGCTCCAGTACCGCGCCTACAAGCGGGTCGCCGACATCTTCGGCGATCGGCTGGAGTCCGAGGCCCGGCGCCATCCGCGCACCGTGGGGCTGGAGCCGCACCACGCCGACCTCCTGCCCGAGGTGGTCCTGGGCATCGGCGCCGAGGGCTTCGCCCGGCTGGCGGTGAAGGCCATGCAGCCCAGGCCGGAGCCCCAGGTGTACGTGGACCACATCCACGCCCCGCTGGTCAGCGTCCGGGAGCAGGCGCAGGTGGTGATCGCCCGGCTGCGGGAGGCGGGCGAGGCCACCTTCGCGGAGCTGGCCGAGGACGCCCCGGACACCCTCACCGTGGTGGCCCGCTTCCTCGCCCTGCTGGAGCTGTACCGGGAGAAGGCGGTCGTGCTGGACCAGCCCCGGGCGCTGGGGACGCTGCTGGTGCGCTGGGCCGGTGACGCGGCCGGACGGCCGGTGATCACCGACGAGTTCGACCGGGGACCGGACCCCGAGGAGGAGCAGAGATGA